AGGCGTGGAAGCAGATGGTATCGTTATACATGGACAATGAGGATGAGTTCAACAAACATTACCATAAGAGATCACTAGTAGAAAGCGTGTTCAATGTGATAAAGGGAGTGTTTGGCAACAACCTGAATGCAAGGAAGAGAAAGATGCAGAGGAAGGAGCTGATGTTGCGAATAATTTGCTATAACATTGGGATAGTCAATTTGCAGGAGATCAGGAATAGCATGGCAGAATAGACTTTCAGGACACAGCCCTAGGAATTGGAGTAGATTTATTAGCTTCACTTTAAATGAATAATCCATGGCTCTGCGAGTAGCTCGGGCTCTGGTCATCGCGTCACTAGTTCTGCTAGTCATATATGGCACCGACGAAGGTATGAAGAGGGGTGAAGAGGAGGGTGGTTTTCTGCATCTTGATGTGGTAACGAGGGGTATTGGTTTTGGGGGTACAGCGGTTGCCCTGTCAACAGCATCATTCTTCATATCGCTCAAGGAAAGGTCTGTACTTGTATCCGTATTGCTGCTGGTGAATGGCGTCCTCATAATTATTGGGGGATTAATGGCAGCAACGGCGAGCATTGCTGCTGGTTCCTCTGGAGCTGGCGGTTATGGAGTATTAGGAATGGGTATATGGATACTTGCATTGGGAATATTGAAGAGCATAAGATCAAGAACAGTTAAGACTGTTTGAATGAACGAAAAATATCAATTTCACAAGTTTTAATTTCCCGTATCTATGATACGTAGCGCATGTATAACATGTATGAAATGATAAAAGAACAACCAGACGCTATTCAATATACGATAGAAAGATGTGCTAGAGATGTAGAACTAAGTTCTAAACTGATCAGGAGAAAACGAATTTACCTGACAGGATGCGGTTCCTCATTTCATGCTGCAATATATGGTGAATGCGTCTTGCGAATGTTTGGTTTTGATGTACATGCTGTGAACGCATTTGATTTGATCCATTACACACCGCCGTTGAAAAACTCAATTACAATCATCATCAGCCACAGCTGGAAGACAAGAACTACGCTAAAAGCACTGGATGTTCTTAACGACAGGAGAATTCCATGTATAGGGATATCCGCAAATGAGAAAGCAAAGGCCGATGTAGATATTTTGTTGAGAACTAGCGATCATTACGACAAATCTGACTGTGTAACAATGGGCTATACTACGAAGCTTGTCGCATTAGCTCTTTTGGCAGAATTTGATGCCAAGAAAAAATATATTCAAAGTATTCCTTCTTTGCTAAGGGGTATATTTAATGTCGAGGAACAAGTTAAGCAATTGGCCGAGAAGTATCATAGCTGCAAAAGGTTTTTCGTTCTGGGCGCAGGACCCAATACCGCTACAGCCCATGAAATGGCATTGAAGATGAAAGAGGGTAATTTTACTGATTCGGAAGCTATGCATGTAGAGCAAATGCTACACGGTTCAATATCTGGGGTAGACGAAGGTGATATTGTATTCCTAATAGCACCTAAGGATGGTAAAGTTAGACAGCGTATGTATGAAACTGCAAACGTTTTGAATGATATTGATGCATCTACCGTTGCAGTGACAGACGATGCCTCCGAGATAGCAAAAGAATGCAAGCATGCGATAATCATACCATATGTGCCGGAATATCTTAATCCAATACTCTCGATTGTTCCATTGCAACTGTTTGCTTATTACCTCGCAGAGCAAAATGGAATAAATCCAGATTTAGCTAGGGAAGACGATCCCAAATATAAAAGGGCCTATGCTTCATTGTTATTACACCTTAAATAAGTGGCGTTCTAAAATTGTCTATGAAGACATGCACGAAGTGTGGTAAAGAGGTCGACAAGGTTTATTCTTGCGAACATACAAATGATGCTGACTTTTGTACTGATTGCTATTTGCAATTGCATTATGATATACCTAAACAATAATCATAGGATTTTTATACAAATACCGCGAGCATCTTCACTGTGAAAGCTGTGATTCTTGCTGGCGGCTTTGGCAAGCGCCTCAAACCTTTGACAGATGAAAAACCCAAACCAATGATCGATGTTCTCGACAAACCTATAATCGAATGGCAAATTAGATGGTTAAGGAATCACGGTATCAGTGATGTGATTTTATGTGTTGGCTACATGAAGGAGAATATAGTCGATTACATTGGAAGTGGTACTAGGCTTGGTGTTAATGCGTATTACACAGTTGAAGATACGCCCCTTGGAACGGGCGGGGCTTTAAAAAATGCAGAATCCTTGCTTGCTAGTGAAGATAAGTTCTTCATGCTTAATGGTGACGTTTTGACGAACTTGGATCCAAATCGGCTTGAATGTGAACTGTCAAATGGTCTCGTAGCTACGATAGCAGTGGTTCCATTGCCAAGTCCCTTTGGAGTTTTACAACTTGACAAAGATTCAAGAGTTCTGGGCTTTACTGAAAAACCCAAGATAACTCAGTTCTGGATAAATGCGGGAGTGTATTGTCTTTCTGGCAAAATCTTTAGTTACCTACCTAAATCTGGGAATATAGAAACTACTGCCTTACCAGCACTTGCCAAGAGTAGGAAACTGAAGGCAGTGAAGTTTGAAAACAGTTTCTGGCGCTCGATTGATTCGCATAAAGATATAGAGGAAGCTAGCAGGGAGATAGGCGCTATATTCAAGAGAGCGGTACCTAGAAAATAAGATCTTTCAAAATTCGAATTTTGAAAGATTAATCTATATACCGTCATTGTTCAGCTCAAGATCATGCGACTGGGATTCAGCCTAGGCACTCTGCTTACGCATGGCGAAGTGATACATTGTGCAGAAATGGCAGACAAGACAGGTGCAGAATCTATCTGGATCCCAGAGTCATGGGCAAGGGACGCGTTTGTTACGCTTGGCCGCATCTCTGCTGTAACTGAACATACTCGTCTTGGAACAGGAATAGTAAGCATCTACTCGAGAAGCCCTGCAGCTATCGCAATGGCAGCTGCAACCTTAGATTTAATGTGTAATGGAAGAGCCTTCATAGGACTTGGGGCCAGTAGCAAAGTCCTAGTTGAAAATTGGCATGGAGAAAAATTTTCTAATCATATTACAAGAATGAAAGAATATGTTGAGTCTATCAGGGCTATAGTAAAAGGCGAGAAGGTCAACTATGATGGAAGGATTGTGAAGGTAAGAAATTTCAAACTGGGTTTTAAACCCCATAATACAAACATTCCAATTTATGTCGCGGCCACAAATGAAAGAATGGTTAACTTATCTACAGAAGTTGGCGATGGCACCGTACTATTTTTGCGTCCTCTTGATGAATTGAAACACACTGTAACCAAACTAAAAAAGATCACATATAACAGAAATTTCGATATTATTTGTATCATAATGACGGCAGTTGCAAAAGAGCGAGAACTTGCAAGGGAAAGAATAAGAAAGACTCTAGCATTTTATATGGCGGTCGGTAGTATTTACAGTGAATTCCTATCTGCAAGTGGATTCAGGAATGAGATCGCACAGATAGTCGAATCTTACAATAAGGACGGATTGATGAATATACACAAACTGATCCCCGATAAGATGCTGGACGCACTTACAATTGCGGGTGAACCAGAGGAGTGCAGAAAGAAACTTGGAAAATTCCTAGAAACCGGTATTTCCTTGCCAGTGATACAATTCAACCCTGTGAATCAAGCGGAATCTTCATTTAAGGAAGTAATTGCTACGTTTCTGGAGTAGGTTGTATTGAGAAGGGTTGCGATCGCAGGTTATGGTTTAACAAAATTTAGAAAAAGCAAAGATTCTCTATTTACAATAGCATCAGAGGCAATACAAGATCTTTTCATAAACGTAGATGCACTTTCACAGGATGATATAGACGCCGTTCTAGTATCGACATGTAATAACGCTCAATATACCGCTGCCATATTATCGGAAATGTTTGGAATAAAACCTCGGATAGCGCACAGAATAGAAAACATGTGTAATTCTGGAGGCAACGCAATAATCTCCGCATATTCGTACATAGCATCCGGTTTGTGCGATGTGGCTCTAGTTGTTGGTGCTGAAAGAGCTGATAGCCCTTCAGCTAGACTGGAATGGGATCTAGCAAGAGGTCCCTTCAAGCACCCTGCACACTGGGCTGCGATGTTCGCTAAGGCTCACATGGATCAGTACGGCACAACAGAGGAACAGATGGCTATAGTATCTGCTAAGAATCACAAGAATGCTTCCATGAATCCCATGGCATACTTCCAGAAGGAAGTAAGTGTAGATGATGTCTTGCGATCGAAACCAATAGTCAAGCCTGTAAAGCTTTACGACTGCTCTGCTCCATGTGACGGTTCTGCTTCTCTTTTACTAGTTTCAGAACAAAAGAGTATGGAATTTACCGATCTACCCATATGGGTTACAGGCATAGGACAAAGAAGTGTGTGTGCAAGTTTCAGTAATGTGAAAGAGCTAACACGCATGGATTCCACAATATTAGCCGCAAGAGACGCATATGCAATGGCAAAGATAGAACCCGACGATATCGATATTGTTGAAATACACGATGCATTCACCATTTGCGAGATTATTGCTTACGAAGATCTTGGTTTTGTTGAGAAAGGCAAGGGTGGAAAATATGCCGAATCCATATCTAACACGGACAACTTGCATGCAAATACTCGAGGTGGATTGATTGGGGCAGGTCATCCTATAGGTGCAACAGGTGTTGCTCAAGCTGCGGAGATCGTCATGCAACTTCAAGGGAAAGCTGGCAAACGACAGGCTAAGGACTGTAAGAATGGATTGATACATAATCTTTCAGCCGCAGCGACATCCTCCACCGTTGTAATTTTGGGTGTGTAGAATGGAAGAATTTGTCAAATCATTAAAAAAAGGCAAGTTGACAACTAGTTTC
This DNA window, taken from Nitrososphaerales archaeon, encodes the following:
- a CDS encoding SIS domain-containing protein, which gives rise to MYNMYEMIKEQPDAIQYTIERCARDVELSSKLIRRKRIYLTGCGSSFHAAIYGECVLRMFGFDVHAVNAFDLIHYTPPLKNSITIIISHSWKTRTTLKALDVLNDRRIPCIGISANEKAKADVDILLRTSDHYDKSDCVTMGYTTKLVALALLAEFDAKKKYIQSIPSLLRGIFNVEEQVKQLAEKYHSCKRFFVLGAGPNTATAHEMALKMKEGNFTDSEAMHVEQMLHGSISGVDEGDIVFLIAPKDGKVRQRMYETANVLNDIDASTVAVTDDASEIAKECKHAIIIPYVPEYLNPILSIVPLQLFAYYLAEQNGINPDLAREDDPKYKRAYASLLLHLK
- a CDS encoding nucleotidyltransferase family protein, translating into MKAVILAGGFGKRLKPLTDEKPKPMIDVLDKPIIEWQIRWLRNHGISDVILCVGYMKENIVDYIGSGTRLGVNAYYTVEDTPLGTGGALKNAESLLASEDKFFMLNGDVLTNLDPNRLECELSNGLVATIAVVPLPSPFGVLQLDKDSRVLGFTEKPKITQFWINAGVYCLSGKIFSYLPKSGNIETTALPALAKSRKLKAVKFENSFWRSIDSHKDIEEASREIGAIFKRAVPRK
- a CDS encoding thiolase family protein; the encoded protein is MRRVAIAGYGLTKFRKSKDSLFTIASEAIQDLFINVDALSQDDIDAVLVSTCNNAQYTAAILSEMFGIKPRIAHRIENMCNSGGNAIISAYSYIASGLCDVALVVGAERADSPSARLEWDLARGPFKHPAHWAAMFAKAHMDQYGTTEEQMAIVSAKNHKNASMNPMAYFQKEVSVDDVLRSKPIVKPVKLYDCSAPCDGSASLLLVSEQKSMEFTDLPIWVTGIGQRSVCASFSNVKELTRMDSTILAARDAYAMAKIEPDDIDIVEIHDAFTICEIIAYEDLGFVEKGKGGKYAESISNTDNLHANTRGGLIGAGHPIGATGVAQAAEIVMQLQGKAGKRQAKDCKNGLIHNLSAAATSSTVVILGV
- a CDS encoding LLM class flavin-dependent oxidoreductase, which codes for MRLGFSLGTLLTHGEVIHCAEMADKTGAESIWIPESWARDAFVTLGRISAVTEHTRLGTGIVSIYSRSPAAIAMAAATLDLMCNGRAFIGLGASSKVLVENWHGEKFSNHITRMKEYVESIRAIVKGEKVNYDGRIVKVRNFKLGFKPHNTNIPIYVAATNERMVNLSTEVGDGTVLFLRPLDELKHTVTKLKKITYNRNFDIICIIMTAVAKERELARERIRKTLAFYMAVGSIYSEFLSASGFRNEIAQIVESYNKDGLMNIHKLIPDKMLDALTIAGEPEECRKKLGKFLETGISLPVIQFNPVNQAESSFKEVIATFLE
- a CDS encoding transposase; its protein translation is AWKQMVSLYMDNEDEFNKHYHKRSLVESVFNVIKGVFGNNLNARKRKMQRKELMLRIICYNIGIVNLQEIRNSMAE